A part of Aegilops tauschii subsp. strangulata cultivar AL8/78 chromosome 2, Aet v6.0, whole genome shotgun sequence genomic DNA contains:
- the LOC109784183 gene encoding uncharacterized protein isoform X2, whose product MPEFHLAGDHRRSTSSPTPELRPDAMAVLFSKSAAAKLSWLRHRTLAFTAATRAIPGEQAASSAATVLVHTLESSSEDLAAYLPKDHPVYLLRPHPRRAAKEPGSPPPSVCRVADSIRAPTPIWTGSPLLRCPVTEYATFGNEQQEPALSR is encoded by the exons ATGCCGGAGTTCCACCTCGCCGGAGACCACCGCCGCTCCACCTCGTCTCCAACTCCG GAGCTCCGCCCCGACGCCATGGCCGTCCTCTTCTCCAAGTCAGCCGCCGCCAAGCTGTCGTGGCTGCGCCATCGCACCCTTGCCTTCACTGCCGCGACCCGCGCCATCCCCGGCGAGCAAGCCGCCAGCAGCGCTGCAACCGTCCTCGTCCACACGCTCGAGTCATCGAGCGAGGACCTTGCCGCATACCTGCCCAAGGACCACCCGGTCTACCTCCTCCGGCCACATCCCCGTCGTGCCGCCAAG GAGCCAGGGTCTCCGCCTCCTTCAGTTTGTCGAGTCGCCGATTCAATTCGCGCCCCGACCCCGATCTGGACTGGATCTCCTCTACTCCGCTGCCCAGTCACCGAATACGCCACGTTCGG TAACGAGCAGCAGGAGCCCGCTCTCTCACGTTGA
- the LOC109784183 gene encoding uncharacterized protein isoform X3, translated as MAVLFSKSAAAKLSWLRHRTLAFTAATRAIPGEQAASSAATVLVHTLESSSEDLAAYLPKDHPVYLLRPHPRRAAKEPGSPPPSVCRVADSIRAPTPIWTGSPLLRCPVTEYATFGSVPADPVARTSPITVFCIAMNVLLTLFLVLQ; from the exons ATGGCCGTCCTCTTCTCCAAGTCAGCCGCCGCCAAGCTGTCGTGGCTGCGCCATCGCACCCTTGCCTTCACTGCCGCGACCCGCGCCATCCCCGGCGAGCAAGCCGCCAGCAGCGCTGCAACCGTCCTCGTCCACACGCTCGAGTCATCGAGCGAGGACCTTGCCGCATACCTGCCCAAGGACCACCCGGTCTACCTCCTCCGGCCACATCCCCGTCGTGCCGCCAAG GAGCCAGGGTCTCCGCCTCCTTCAGTTTGTCGAGTCGCCGATTCAATTCGCGCCCCGACCCCGATCTGGACTGGATCTCCTCTACTCCGCTGCCCAGTCACCGAATACGCCACGTTCGGGTCGGTTCCGGCAGACCCCGTCGCCAGAACTTCCCCTATCACCGTCTTCTGCATCGCCATGAACGTGTTGCTGACTCTGTTCCTCGTTCTTCAGTAA
- the LOC109784183 gene encoding uncharacterized protein isoform X1, with the protein MPEFHLAGDHRRSTSSPTPELRPDAMAVLFSKSAAAKLSWLRHRTLAFTAATRAIPGEQAASSAATVLVHTLESSSEDLAAYLPKDHPVYLLRPHPRRAAKEPGSPPPSVCRVADSIRAPTPIWTGSPLLRCPVTEYATFGSVPADPVARTSPITVFCIAMNVLLTLFLVLQ; encoded by the exons ATGCCGGAGTTCCACCTCGCCGGAGACCACCGCCGCTCCACCTCGTCTCCAACTCCG GAGCTCCGCCCCGACGCCATGGCCGTCCTCTTCTCCAAGTCAGCCGCCGCCAAGCTGTCGTGGCTGCGCCATCGCACCCTTGCCTTCACTGCCGCGACCCGCGCCATCCCCGGCGAGCAAGCCGCCAGCAGCGCTGCAACCGTCCTCGTCCACACGCTCGAGTCATCGAGCGAGGACCTTGCCGCATACCTGCCCAAGGACCACCCGGTCTACCTCCTCCGGCCACATCCCCGTCGTGCCGCCAAG GAGCCAGGGTCTCCGCCTCCTTCAGTTTGTCGAGTCGCCGATTCAATTCGCGCCCCGACCCCGATCTGGACTGGATCTCCTCTACTCCGCTGCCCAGTCACCGAATACGCCACGTTCGGGTCGGTTCCGGCAGACCCCGTCGCCAGAACTTCCCCTATCACCGTCTTCTGCATCGCCATGAACGTGTTGCTGACTCTGTTCCTCGTTCTTCAGTAA